GGGGAAACGGCCTTCCGGTACGCCATCAGCAGGCCGATGAGGAGCATGCGCGGGAGGTTCCATAAAAAACGGGCAACAACAATCAAGGCCCTCAACGGAATAGATCCGGAGTCCCTCATCGCTGGCTCATCCTTCCTCACCTGGCATGTCTAAAGCTGCGAAAGTTTGGCTATGCAGGCGTTCAAAGCGCTGTGGTAGTCGGCACTGAGTACCGGCCACGACGCCGAGGCGGAAGCAGGCAGTGCCCGCACCACCACGTCAAACCCGGTGGGGTGGAGAGCGAGGCTCTGCGCTGCCGCTTCCCTCAATCTTCTCTTAACGAGGTTGC
This genomic stretch from Arthrobacter sp. zg-Y1110 harbors:
- the rnpA gene encoding ribonuclease P protein component; this encodes MLAVRNRVRASADFSRTVRSGARSGRRNVVLYALPTGDQPSRIGFIVAKSVGNAVTRNLVKRRLREAAAQSLALHPTGFDVVVRALPASASASWPVLSADYHSALNACIAKLSQL